In one Fundulus heteroclitus isolate FHET01 chromosome 3, MU-UCD_Fhet_4.1, whole genome shotgun sequence genomic region, the following are encoded:
- the mag gene encoding myelin-associated glycoprotein isoform X3 has translation MWCLELLIPLLLIISDGNCQWNIWLPRDISAMTNSCVVIPCSFMYPSGIRPVRGIHGIWYYGQPYPQLFPPVVFKSLTDIVHESYKGRTKLLGDLNQRNCTLLIGNVGTEHSGRYYFRADIGGANKYSYPDFAELKVLDQPNIDIPEEIVSDESLELTCYAPDNCPDMTPEIQWMYTDYLPDPEFSSDSLEESNTAVISNTLTFTPRPMHNGQLLGCRVYYPNTTLVYERLISLDVKYSPRSVWVNVSSEVMEGSSVTLHCEVDSNPSPRISWRFGDQELLWDTASNISLFLDDVTPENEGIYTCVGDNGYGVMNTSMYLAVKYPPREPVVNDSMTVVEGTSLALHCNTMGSPAPTLTWLKDGQLAGSITAGELSVLEILEITPQQTGQYRCLVENEHGRASASLNITVEYAPVFLEESKCTVVREGVQCVCVAVGNPEPTIEFYLPDLNITINETDGRFNFYTHTDGHMSTAMIKLREKGERADNSGPAVNVHCSMSNIYGRESVLLELQQEKKYMMAVIVGTIGGVAVIAFIIAAVRYVGQNNKKEKTGIINLWALWEDWRGKS, from the exons ATGTGGTGTTTGGAGCTGCTCATACCTCTGCTGTTAATTATCAGTG ATGGCAACTGTCAGTGGAATATTTGGTTACCTCGGGATATCTCTGCCATGACAAACTCCTGTGTGGTCATCCCATGCAGTTTTATGTACCCATCTGGAATCAGGCCTGTCCGGGGCATCCATGGTATTTGGTACTATGGCCAGCCCTATCCACAACTATTCCCCCCAGTAGTCTTCAAATCACTTACAGACATCGTGCATGAGAGCTACAAGGGACGCACCAAGCTTTTGGGTGACCTTAACCAGAGAAACTGCACACTACTCATCGGTAATGTCGGCACAGAGCACTCAGGAAGATACTACTTCCGTGCAGACATTGGTGGAGCCAACAAATATTCCTACCCAGACTTTGCTGAACTCAAAGTTTTAG ATCAGCCAAACATCGACATACCAGAGGAAATCGTCAGTGACGAGAGCCTGGAGCTGACGTGCTATGCTCCTGATAACTGCCCTGACATGACTCCAGAGATCCAGTGGATGTACACTGACTACCTGCCTGATCCGGAGTTCAGCTCTGATTCCCTGGAGGAGAGCAATACAGCAGTGATCTCGAACACTCTCACCTTCACACCCAGACCAATGCACAATGGTCAACTGCTGGGTTGCAGGGTTTACTACCCAAACACCACACTGGTCTATGAGAGACTCATCTCATTAGATGTCAAGT ATTCTCCACGATCAGTGTGGGTGAATGTATCCTCTGAAGTGATGGAGGGCAGCTCTGTGACGCTACACTGTGAGGTGGACAGCAATCCTTCTCCTAGAATCTCCTGGAGGTTTGGAGACCAAGAGCTCCTATGGGACACAGCATCCAACATCTCTCTCTTCCTGGATGATGTGACGCCTGAAAATGAGGGGATTTACACCTGCGTCGGAGACAACGGCTATGGCGTTATGAACACTTCAATGTACCTGGCAGTGAAAT ACCCGCCTCGTGAACCTGTTGTAAACGACTCCATGACAGTAGTTGAGGGCACTTCACTGGCCCTGCACTGTAACACCATGGGGAGCCCGGCCCCAACACTCACCTGGCTGAAGGACGGGCAGCTGGCAGGCTCTATAACTGCTGGCGAGCTCTCAGTGCTGGAGATCCTGGAAATCACGCCGCAGCAAACAGGGCAGTATCGCTGCCTGGTGGAAAATGAACATGGACGAGCCAGCGCATCCCTCAATATCACTGTGGAGT atgCCCCTGTGTTTCTGGAGGAGTCAAAGTGCACAGTGGTGAGGGAGGGAGtccagtgtgtttgtgtggctgtggGAAACCCTGAACCCACTATCGAGTTTTACCTGCCTGACCTCAACATAACCATCAACGAAACCGACGGCCGGTTCAACTTCTATACGCACACAGACGGTCATATGTCCACTGCCATGATCAAGCTGCGGGAGAAAGGTGAGCGGGCCGACAACAGCGGGCCGGCTGTAAACGTCCACTGCAGCATGTCCAACATCTATGGGAGAGAGAGTGTCCTTTTGGAGCTACAACAAGAAA AAAAGTACATGATGGCAGTTATAGTTGGCACCATTGGAGGAGTCGCAGTCATTGCCTTCATCATTGCCGCAGTGAGATACGTGGGCCAGAATAACAAGAA
- the mag gene encoding myelin-associated glycoprotein isoform X4, protein MWCLELLIPLLLIISDGNCQWNIWLPRDISAMTNSCVVIPCSFMYPSGIRPVRGIHGIWYYGQPYPQLFPPVVFKSLTDIVHESYKGRTKLLGDLNQRNCTLLIGNVGTEHSGRYYFRADIGGANKYSYPDFAELKVLDQPNIDIPEEIVSDESLELTCYAPDNCPDMTPEIQWMYTDYLPDPEFSSDSLEESNTAVISNTLTFTPRPMHNGQLLGCRVYYPNTTLVYERLISLDVKYSPRSVWVNVSSEVMEGSSVTLHCEVDSNPSPRISWRFGDQELLWDTASNISLFLDDVTPENEGIYTCVGDNGYGVMNTSMYLAVKYPPREPVVNDSMTVVEGTSLALHCNTMGSPAPTLTWLKDGQLAGSITAGELSVLEILEITPQQTGQYRCLVENEHGRASASLNITVEYAPVFLEESKCTVVREGVQCVCVAVGNPEPTIEFYLPDLNITINETDGRFNFYTHTDGHMSTAMIKLREKGERADNSGPAVNVHCSMSNIYGRESVLLELQQEKKYMMAVIVGTIGGVAVIAFIIAAVRYVGQNNKNLRQSCWAQSLTPF, encoded by the exons ATGTGGTGTTTGGAGCTGCTCATACCTCTGCTGTTAATTATCAGTG ATGGCAACTGTCAGTGGAATATTTGGTTACCTCGGGATATCTCTGCCATGACAAACTCCTGTGTGGTCATCCCATGCAGTTTTATGTACCCATCTGGAATCAGGCCTGTCCGGGGCATCCATGGTATTTGGTACTATGGCCAGCCCTATCCACAACTATTCCCCCCAGTAGTCTTCAAATCACTTACAGACATCGTGCATGAGAGCTACAAGGGACGCACCAAGCTTTTGGGTGACCTTAACCAGAGAAACTGCACACTACTCATCGGTAATGTCGGCACAGAGCACTCAGGAAGATACTACTTCCGTGCAGACATTGGTGGAGCCAACAAATATTCCTACCCAGACTTTGCTGAACTCAAAGTTTTAG ATCAGCCAAACATCGACATACCAGAGGAAATCGTCAGTGACGAGAGCCTGGAGCTGACGTGCTATGCTCCTGATAACTGCCCTGACATGACTCCAGAGATCCAGTGGATGTACACTGACTACCTGCCTGATCCGGAGTTCAGCTCTGATTCCCTGGAGGAGAGCAATACAGCAGTGATCTCGAACACTCTCACCTTCACACCCAGACCAATGCACAATGGTCAACTGCTGGGTTGCAGGGTTTACTACCCAAACACCACACTGGTCTATGAGAGACTCATCTCATTAGATGTCAAGT ATTCTCCACGATCAGTGTGGGTGAATGTATCCTCTGAAGTGATGGAGGGCAGCTCTGTGACGCTACACTGTGAGGTGGACAGCAATCCTTCTCCTAGAATCTCCTGGAGGTTTGGAGACCAAGAGCTCCTATGGGACACAGCATCCAACATCTCTCTCTTCCTGGATGATGTGACGCCTGAAAATGAGGGGATTTACACCTGCGTCGGAGACAACGGCTATGGCGTTATGAACACTTCAATGTACCTGGCAGTGAAAT ACCCGCCTCGTGAACCTGTTGTAAACGACTCCATGACAGTAGTTGAGGGCACTTCACTGGCCCTGCACTGTAACACCATGGGGAGCCCGGCCCCAACACTCACCTGGCTGAAGGACGGGCAGCTGGCAGGCTCTATAACTGCTGGCGAGCTCTCAGTGCTGGAGATCCTGGAAATCACGCCGCAGCAAACAGGGCAGTATCGCTGCCTGGTGGAAAATGAACATGGACGAGCCAGCGCATCCCTCAATATCACTGTGGAGT atgCCCCTGTGTTTCTGGAGGAGTCAAAGTGCACAGTGGTGAGGGAGGGAGtccagtgtgtttgtgtggctgtggGAAACCCTGAACCCACTATCGAGTTTTACCTGCCTGACCTCAACATAACCATCAACGAAACCGACGGCCGGTTCAACTTCTATACGCACACAGACGGTCATATGTCCACTGCCATGATCAAGCTGCGGGAGAAAGGTGAGCGGGCCGACAACAGCGGGCCGGCTGTAAACGTCCACTGCAGCATGTCCAACATCTATGGGAGAGAGAGTGTCCTTTTGGAGCTACAACAAGAAA AAAAGTACATGATGGCAGTTATAGTTGGCACCATTGGAGGAGTCGCAGTCATTGCCTTCATCATTGCCGCAGTGAGATACGTGGGCCAGAATAACAAGAA